One Marinitoga hydrogenitolerans DSM 16785 genomic window carries:
- a CDS encoding MaoC family dehydratase, with the protein MKYEEIKLNQTYEVKRKITAKMVETFAEITGDKNPVHLDEEFASKTIFKKRIAHGILSVGLISAVLGMEFPGPGTIYMKQDSKFLKPIYLDEEITIKIIVKEKIEEKSRLILTTQIIKEDGKLAVDGEALVLFKGE; encoded by the coding sequence ATGAAATATGAAGAAATAAAATTAAATCAAACATATGAAGTAAAAAGAAAAATTACAGCAAAAATGGTGGAAACATTTGCAGAGATCACAGGCGATAAAAATCCAGTTCATTTAGATGAAGAATTTGCATCAAAAACAATATTCAAAAAAAGAATAGCACATGGAATTCTAAGTGTAGGACTAATTTCTGCTGTTTTAGGAATGGAATTTCCTGGTCCTGGAACAATCTATATGAAACAAGATTCCAAATTCTTAAAACCTATATATCTTGACGAAGAAATTACAATAAAAATTATTGTAAAAGAAAAAATTGAAGAAAAATCCAGATTAATTTTAACAACACAAATAATAAAAGAAGATGGAAAACTTGCAGTTGATGGAGAAGCTCTTGTATTATTTAAAGGAGAATAA
- the kamB gene encoding lysine 5,6-aminomutase reactivase subunit KamB yields MEFKSISIVGLEKNTGKTETLNYIIKHLEKKIGITSIGIDGESIDQVTATPKPEIEIKEGTIFATAERFYKQKRFTSEILSIEDNLRTSLGRIIIAKSLEKGKIILAGPQNTVKIKSLIERLKEFGAEIVLIDGALSRLSPASPVITDAMILSTGAALTININELVKKTKHIVNMILLEETEYKEKLKNLDDGIYTISDKIFKLPIKSLLSFKSLEKHILEYGEKIYLTGALTENFLKYLIKQKDLKNVEIIVKDFTKIFISPETYKIYIKKGGKITVLKKTKLIAITINPYSPNGYFLDSKELKNRLKKVINVPIINVREDELCLK; encoded by the coding sequence GTGGAATTTAAAAGTATATCAATAGTTGGGTTAGAAAAAAACACAGGAAAAACAGAAACATTAAATTATATTATAAAACATTTAGAAAAAAAAATAGGGATAACCTCTATAGGAATAGATGGAGAATCAATAGATCAAGTGACTGCCACGCCAAAACCAGAAATAGAAATAAAGGAAGGAACAATATTTGCAACAGCAGAAAGATTTTATAAACAAAAAAGATTTACCTCTGAAATATTATCAATTGAAGATAATTTAAGAACATCTCTTGGAAGAATCATTATAGCAAAATCTTTAGAAAAAGGGAAAATTATATTAGCAGGGCCACAAAATACAGTTAAAATAAAATCATTAATAGAGAGATTAAAAGAATTTGGAGCAGAAATAGTATTAATAGACGGGGCTTTATCTAGGTTAAGCCCCGCTTCTCCAGTAATAACAGATGCAATGATACTGTCAACAGGAGCAGCTTTAACAATAAATATAAATGAGTTAGTAAAAAAAACAAAGCATATTGTAAATATGATTTTATTAGAAGAAACTGAGTATAAAGAAAAATTAAAAAACTTAGATGATGGAATATATACAATTTCAGATAAAATATTTAAATTACCTATAAAATCATTACTTTCATTTAAAAGTTTAGAAAAACATATACTGGAATATGGGGAAAAAATATATTTAACAGGAGCTTTGACGGAAAATTTCTTGAAATATTTAATAAAACAAAAAGATTTGAAAAATGTAGAAATTATAGTAAAAGATTTCACAAAAATTTTTATATCTCCAGAAACATATAAAATATATATAAAAAAAGGAGGAAAAATAACAGTCTTAAAAAAAACTAAGCTTATAGCAATAACTATAAACCCATATTCTCCAAATGGATATTTCTTAGATTCAAAGGAATTAAAAAATAGACTAAAAAAAGTAATAAATGTACCAATAATAAATGTAAGGGAAGATGAGTTATGCTTGAAATAA